A part of Aricia agestis chromosome 13, ilAriAges1.1, whole genome shotgun sequence genomic DNA contains:
- the LOC121733137 gene encoding lipase 1-like, translating into MYAYVLLALAGLIYPAGGKPACVPHARQNFTELARASGLGALEYEVQTDDYYFLKLFRIPGAGPPVLLMHGIFDSADTFVVRGNGSLAAHLARRGYDVWVGNARGSWYSRRHLYLDPDRDDEFWDYSFHEIGVSDLPAMIDFVLEKTGRPRLSAVGHSQGNTIFYVLGAMRPEYNAKIDVMIALSPVCFLNNLSRAVSILTEAFPLISGFLAVAGREEVFGEGSVARVLYEEVCGCGRGYDVCARRLYFPIAGADPHELGPDFFPTVVRHYPTSTSRKNLLHSALLSLRKSFSQYDYGPLNLDLYNSTRPPRYELRNVAMPIALLVGQNDGLSAVKDVEALRDSLPNVVEYVVLPYERFNHVDAVWGRHMNKYLFPYIDRVLQKYASDRNITKPEA; encoded by the coding sequence ATGTACGCGTACGTGCTGCTAGCTCTCGCTGGCCTAATTTACCCCGCCGGGGGGAAGCCCGCCTGCGTGCCCCACGCGCGACAGAACTTCACCGAGCTGGCGAGGGCCAGCGGCCTCGGGGCCCTCGAGTACGAGGTCCAAACGGACGACTACTACTTCCTCAAGCTATTCCGAATCCCCGGCGCGGGCCCGCCCGTGCTGCTCATGCACGGCATCTTCGACTCCGCCGACACGTTCGTCGTCCGTGGCAACGGCTCCCTGGCCGCCCACCTGGCGCGGCGCGGCTACGACGTGTGGGTCGGCAACGCGCGCGGCTCGTGGTACTCCCGCCGCCACCTCTACCTCGACCCCGATCGCGACGACGAGTTCTGGGACTACAGCTTCCACGAGATCGGCGTGTCCGACCTCCCCGCGATGATCGACTTCGTGCTGGAGAAGACCGGCCGCCCCCGGCTGAGCGCCGTCGGCCACTCCCAGGGCAACACGATCTTCTACGTGCTGGGCGCGATGCGGCCGGAGTACAACGCGAAGATCGACGTGATGATCGCCCTCTCGCCGGTGTGCTTCCTGAACAACCTGAGCCGGGCCGTGTCGATCCTGACGGAGGCGTTCCCGCTGATTAGCGGGTTCCTGGCGGTGGCGGGGCGGGAGGAGGTGTTCGGGGAGGGGTCGGTGGCGCGCGTGCTGTACGAGGAGGTGTGCGGGTGCGGGCGCGGGTACGACGTGTGCGCGCGCCGCCTATACTTCCCCATCGCCGGCGCCGACCCGCACGAGCTCGGCCCGGACTTCTTCCCCACGGTGGTGCGCCACTACCCCACGAGCACGTCCCGCAAGAACTTACTGCACTCGGCGCTTCTCAGCTTGCGCAAGAGTTTCTCGCAGTACGACTACGGTCCGCTGAACCTGGACTTGTATAACAGCACGCGACCGCCCCGGTACGAACTGAGGAACGTCGCGATGCCGATCGCGCTGCTGGTAGGCCAGAACGACGGGCTGTCGGCGGTGAAGGACGTGGAGGCGCTGCGGGACAGCCTTCCTAACGTGGTGGAGTACGTGGTGCTGCCGTACGAGCGGTTCAACCACGTCGACGCCGTGTGGGGCCGCCACATGAACAAGTATCTGTTTCCCTACATAGATCGAGTTCTGCAGAAATACGCGTCCGACCGGAATATCACGAAACCTGAAGCGTGA
- the LOC121732906 gene encoding unconventional myosin ID-like produces MAQPNEVGVSDFVLLDNLSTDTFVQNLQLRFEHNLIYTYIGEVLVSVNPYRQLDIYGPAVMAQYRGREMFEVPPHVYAVADACQRVLRQQGRDTCVLISGESGSGKTEASKFIMRYIAANTHQVHREYIDRIKNVLIQSNTILESFGNAKTTRNDNSSRFGKYMDIHFDHAGDPAGGHVSNYLLEKSRVVALQPGERNFHAFYQLLSTGSPYASQFGLTGGAYRILGEERSSAHDARQFAATNAAFTSLGFSKAVQQDVWSIVAGVVLLGELTFTSEDGNIITGGPLDACARALGVSGAGLRAALVSRVLSAGGDLVTKQHSRSDADYTRLALAKAAYDRLFTWIVQQINAAIAAGSAHRGSLIGVLDIYGFEIFDTNSFEQFCINYCNEKLQQLFIELVLRQEQEEYAREGIQWTPVEYFNNRVICELVDAPHKGLVAVMDEACLNPTKISDEQLLEAFDKRLGSHPHYTSRQLAPADKTLAHRRDFRITHYAGDVTYSIVGFTDKNKDSLWQDLKRLLRSSTNKSLSDMWPEGAEDIQKTSKRPATAATLFRGSMAALVAGLASKEPFYVRCVKPNPAQTPRAWDERLVRHQVAYLGLVENVRVRRAGFAQRTRYDRFLRRYKMLSQYTWPNFRGGAERDAVAVLLRDLRVTDVQFGHTKLFIRSARTIHALEAARAELIPSIVVLLQKLWRGTLARQRYRKMRAALTIYNAWKRYKFRRYITELQTELRRGSGTVMRWPAAPRGVAVPLLQAAYRRWRAWLVLRAVPREQWPQLRLKVCAASALRGRRSQWGASRVWAGDYLALDTYNPRAALYRSALSTLLRGGGRALFSCRVHKFNRHNKMAERCLLLTDTALYKLDANTFKPLKKPTPVTEVGCVRVMSGSAQLVVLAVPSARNDLVLALSPPAPSQDLVGELVGTLSHTYHRLSGSDLAVEVESGATTRCMLGGKSRALQLPAAPAPGLPTFTSAHDVITYHPPAARA; encoded by the exons GTTCGAGCACAACCTCATCTACACATACATCGGCGAGGTGCTGGTGTCGGTGAACCCGTATCGCCAGCTGGACATATACGGGCCGGCGGTGATGGCGCAGTACCGCGGCCGCGAGATGTTCGAGGTGCCGCCCCACGTGTACGCCGTGGCGGACGCTTGCCAGCGCGTGCTGCGCCAGCAG GGTCGTGACACATGCGTGCTGATCTCCGGCGAGTCGGGCTCGGGCAAGACGGAGGCGTCCAAGTTCATCATGAGGTACATCGCCGCCAACACGCACCAGGTGCACCGGGAGTACATCGACAG AATAAAGAACGTACTCATCCAATCGAACACTATCCTCGAGTCCTTCGGCAACGCGAAGACCACCCGCAACGACAACTCGTCGCGGTTCGGCAAGTACATGGACATCCACTTCGACCACGCGGGCGACCCCGCCGGCGGCCACGTCAGCAACTACCTGCTGGAGAAGAGCAGGGTGGTAGCGCTGCAGCCGGGCGAGAGGAACTTTCACGCGTTCTACCAG TTGCTTAGTACGGGCAGCCCGTACGCATCGCAATTCGGACTGACGGGCGGCGCGTACCGCATACTGGGGGAGGAGCGTTCGAGCGCGCACGACGCGCGACAGTTCGCCGCGACAAACGCCGCGTTCACGTCGCTGGGATTCAGCAAGGCGGTGCAGCAGGATGTCTGGAGTATTGTTGCTGGTGTTGTATTGCTG GGCGAGCTAACATTCACATCAGAAGATGGCAACATCATCACCGGCGGGCCGCTGGACGCGTGTGCGCGCGCGCTGGGCGTGTCGGGGGCGGGGCTACGCGCGGCGCTCGTGTCACGCGTGCTCTCGGCCGGCGGCGACCTCGTCACCAAACAGCATTCGCGCTCAGACGCTGACTACACGCGACTCGCGCTCGCCAAGGCGGCGTATGATAGGCTGTTCACGTGGATCGTGCAGCAG ATAAACGCAGCGATCGCGGCAGGCAGCGCGCACCGCGGCTCGCTCATCGGCGTGCTGGATATCTACGGTTTTGAGATATTCGATACCAACAGTTTCGAGCAGTTCTGCATCAACTACTGTAACGAGAAGCTGCAGCAGCTGTTCATAG AGCTGGTGCTGCGTCAGGAGCAGGAGGAGTACGCTCGCGAGGGCATCCAGTGGACGCCGGTGGAGTACTTCAACAACCGCGTCATCTGTGAACTTGTCGACGCGCCGCATAAGGGACTTGTGGCCGTTATGGACGAGGCCTGCCTAAACCCTACCAAG ATATCGGACGAGCAGTTACTGGAGGCGTTCGACAAGCGTCTGGGCTCGCACCCGCACTACACGTCGCGACAGCTCGCGCCCGCCGACAAAACGCTCGCGCATCGCCGCGACTTTCGCATCAC GCACTACGCTGGCGACGTGACGTACAGCATCGTGGGTTTCACGGACAAGAATAAGGACTCGTTGTGGCAGGACCTCAAGCGGCTGCTGCGGTCGTCCACCAACAAGTCCCTCTCAGACATGTGGCCAGAGGGTGCTGAGGATATACAGAAG ACATCGAAGCGTCCAGCGACAGCAGCTACACTGTTCCGCGGCTCGATGGCGGCGCTGGTGGCGGGGCTGGCGAGCAAGGAGCCCTTCTACGTGCGCTGCGTCAAGCCCAACCCCGCGCAGACGCCGCGCGCCTGGGACGAGCGCCTCGTGCGCCACCAG GTGGCGTACCTGGGTCTCGTCGAGAACGTCCGCGTGCGCCGCGCTGGTTTCGCCCAGCGTACGCGCTACGACCGTTTCCTGCGTCGCTACAAGATGCTGTCGCAGTACACGTGGCCCAACTTCCGCGGCGGTGCCGAGCGCGATGCTGTCGCGGTGCTGCTCCGCGACCTCCGGGTCACTGACGTGCAGTTCGGACACACGAAGTTGTTTATTAG GAGCGCACGCACCATCCACGCACTCGAAGCGGCGCGCGCGGAGCTCATCCCGTCCATCGTGGTCCTGCTGCAGAAGCTGTGGCGCGGCACACTCGCGCGGCAGCGTTACCGCAAGATGCGCGCCGCACTCACCATATACAACGCCTGGAA ACGCTACAAATTCAGACGCTACATCACCGAGCTGCAGACGGAGCTGCGTCGCGGCAGCGGCACGGTGATGCGGTGGCCGGCAGCGCCGCGCGGCGTCGCGGTGCCGCTGCTGCAGGCCGCGTACCGCCGCTGGCGCGCGTGGCTTGTGCTGCGAGCCGTGCCGAGGGAGCAGTGGCCGCAGTTGAGGCTCAAG gTGTGTGCTGCTAGTGCACTGCGCGGACGCCGTTCACAGTGGGGAGCGTCACGAGTCTGGGCTGGTGACTACCTCGCACTCGATACATACAACCCACGTGCAG CGTTATACCGGTCAGCGCTGAGCACGCTGCtgcgcggcggcgggcgcgcgcTGTTCTCCTGCCGCGTGCACAAGTTCAACCGGCACAACAAGATGGCGGAGCGCTGCCTGCTGCTCACCGATACCGCGCTGTACAAGCTCGACGCCAACACCTTCAAGCCGCTCAAGAAGCCCACGCCCGTCACCGAG GTGGGTTGCGTGCGCGTGATGAGCGGCAGCGCGCAGCTCGTGGTGCTGGCGGTGCCGAGCGCGCGCAACGACCTCGTGTTGGCGCTGTCCCCGCCCGCGCCATCGCAGGACCTGGTGGGCGAGCTCGTTGGCACGCTCTCGCATACTTATCACAG GTTGTCTGGTTCAGACCTAGCCGTTGAAGTCGAAAGTGGAGCTACAACACGCTGCATGCTGGGCGGCAAGTCTCGCGCGCTGCAGCTTCCTGCCGCGCCCGCCCCCGGCCTGCCGACGTTCACCAGCGCGCATGACGTCATCACGTACCACCCGCCCGCCGCGCGCGCCTGA
- the LOC121732908 gene encoding uncharacterized protein LOC121732908: MRRFTCMILALVLAGICGIQIIQSLKMDDLKQDMENRELWTELRKDHVMNLMRNYHADAQGWTNEYGTNYEKRANVKKWWWLLYSNGNRQKQQKWKKGPASLVCYFKVCAVPAV; encoded by the exons ATGCGTCGCTTTACCTGCATGATACTGGCGCTGGTTTTGGCAGGGATTTGTGGAATACAGATTATACAGAGTTTAAAG ATGGATGATTTGAAGCAGGACATGGAAAACAGAGAGCTGTGGACAGAACTGAGAAAGGATCATGTCATGAACCTAATGAGAAATTATCACGCTGACGCACAAGG ATGGACTAACGAATATGGGACGAATTATGAGAAACGCGCGAACGTCAAGAAATGGTGGTGGCTGCTGTACAGCAATGGCAATAGACAAAAGCAGCAGAAGTGGAAGAAAG gtCCCGCGTCACTAGTTTGCTATTTCAAAGTTTGCGCAGTGCCAGCTGTTTAA